One genomic window of Paraburkholderia acidiphila includes the following:
- the iolD gene encoding 3D-(3,5/4)-trihydroxycyclohexane-1,2-dione acylhydrolase (decyclizing), producing the protein MNQRIAPGEYASQESAQHASTVRLTAAQALVRYLAAQRVASEDGSGRTEPLFGGVFAIFGHGNVAGIGEALYQHRHELPTLRAHNEQAMAHSAIAYAKAHFRRRMMAVTTSIGPGATNLVTAAALAHVNRLPVLLLPGDIFVSREPDPVLQQIEDLHDGGVSANDALKPVSRYFDRIVHPAQLLTALPRALRVLTDAALCGPVTLALPQDVQAMAWDYPASFFTPRLVTFHAPAPIQTEIDAALTQLHRAKRPLIVAGGGVLYSRASHALQTLAASRGIPVAETQAGKGSLAWDDPLNVGALGVTGSPAANELARDADCVLAVGTRLQDFTTGSNSLFANAHVIGVNANAFDALKHDGLAVRADARQALAALNDELINWRADANWTAHAQRLANEWRASVERLTHAPQERNCLPYDADVIGAVQRSSSRSYTEDIVVCAAGTLPAELHKLWRAGQPGAYHVEYGYSCMGYEIAGGLGAKLARPDREVIVMVGDGSYLMMNSEIATSVMLGAKLIIVVLDNRGYGCINRLQQACGGAPFNNLFDDCAQGPLGAPRIDFASHARSLGAQAEHVANVAELEAALQRARASSRTYVVCIDTDPARTTEEGGWWWEVAVPEVSARAAVREARERYEEHVAERGGRAQAAEPDESAADGDDEPGNA; encoded by the coding sequence ATGAACCAACGCATCGCTCCTGGCGAATACGCCTCGCAAGAAAGCGCGCAGCACGCGAGCACCGTGCGGCTTACGGCGGCTCAGGCGCTCGTGCGCTATCTCGCCGCCCAGCGCGTGGCGAGCGAGGACGGCTCGGGCCGCACCGAACCGCTATTCGGCGGCGTGTTCGCGATCTTCGGTCACGGCAATGTGGCGGGTATCGGCGAGGCGCTGTATCAGCATCGGCACGAATTGCCTACGCTGCGCGCGCACAACGAACAGGCCATGGCGCACAGCGCGATCGCCTATGCCAAGGCGCATTTCCGGCGCCGCATGATGGCAGTGACGACGTCGATCGGCCCGGGCGCGACGAATCTCGTCACCGCCGCAGCGCTCGCGCACGTGAATCGCCTGCCCGTGCTGCTGTTGCCCGGCGACATCTTCGTATCGCGCGAGCCCGATCCGGTGTTGCAACAGATCGAGGACCTGCACGACGGCGGCGTTTCCGCCAACGACGCGCTCAAGCCCGTATCGCGCTACTTCGACCGCATCGTGCATCCCGCGCAGTTGCTCACGGCGCTGCCGCGCGCGTTGCGCGTGCTCACCGACGCCGCGCTGTGCGGCCCGGTCACGCTCGCCCTGCCGCAGGACGTGCAGGCGATGGCGTGGGACTATCCGGCGAGCTTCTTCACGCCGCGTCTTGTGACGTTCCACGCGCCCGCGCCCATTCAGACCGAGATCGACGCGGCGCTCACTCAGCTGCATCGCGCGAAGCGTCCGCTGATCGTGGCGGGCGGCGGCGTGCTCTATTCGCGCGCCTCGCACGCCTTGCAGACGCTCGCCGCCTCGCGTGGCATTCCCGTGGCGGAAACCCAGGCGGGCAAGGGCTCGCTCGCATGGGACGATCCGCTCAACGTCGGCGCGCTGGGCGTGACGGGCTCGCCCGCCGCCAACGAACTCGCGCGCGACGCCGACTGCGTGCTCGCCGTGGGCACGCGTTTGCAGGACTTCACGACCGGCTCGAACTCGCTCTTCGCCAATGCGCATGTGATCGGCGTGAACGCCAATGCCTTCGACGCGCTCAAGCACGACGGCCTCGCCGTGCGGGCGGACGCGCGCCAGGCGCTCGCCGCGCTCAACGACGAGCTGATCAACTGGCGCGCCGACGCGAACTGGACCGCTCACGCACAGCGCCTGGCCAACGAATGGCGTGCGAGCGTCGAGCGCCTGACGCACGCGCCGCAGGAACGCAACTGCCTGCCCTACGACGCCGATGTGATCGGCGCCGTGCAGCGCTCGTCGAGCCGTTCGTACACCGAAGATATCGTCGTCTGCGCGGCCGGCACGCTGCCTGCCGAATTGCACAAACTGTGGCGCGCGGGCCAGCCCGGCGCCTATCACGTCGAATACGGCTATTCGTGCATGGGCTACGAGATTGCGGGGGGCCTCGGTGCGAAGCTCGCGCGGCCCGATCGCGAAGTCATCGTCATGGTGGGCGACGGCAGCTATTTGATGATGAACAGCGAGATCGCCACCTCGGTCATGCTGGGCGCGAAACTCATCATCGTCGTGCTCGACAACCGCGGCTACGGCTGTATCAACCGGCTGCAGCAGGCATGCGGCGGCGCGCCGTTCAACAACCTGTTCGACGACTGCGCGCAAGGACCGCTCGGCGCGCCGCGCATCGACTTCGCCTCGCATGCGCGCTCGCTCGGCGCGCAGGCCGAACACGTGGCGAACGTCGCGGAACTCGAAGCGGCGCTGCAACGCGCGCGCGCTTCGTCGCGCACTTATGTGGTCTGCATCGACACTGACCCCGCGCGCACGACCGAGGAAGGCGGCTGGTGGTGGGAGGTCGCGGTGCCCGAGGTATCCGCGCGCGCTGCCGTACGCGAGGCGCGCGAGCGCTATGAGGAACATGTCGCCGAACGCGGTGGTCGCGCGCAAGCGGCCGAACCTGACGAAAGCGCGGCCGACGGCGACGACGAACCCGGCAACGCATAA
- a CDS encoding bifunctional 5-dehydro-2-deoxygluconokinase/5-dehydro-2-deoxyphosphogluconate aldolase: MALTHSTPPRSTPSRFAAGRSRDIVCLGRLGVDLYAQQVGARLEDVSTFAKYLGGSSANIAFGCARLGLKSAMLTRVGDDHMGRFLVETLAKEGCDTSHVRVDHERLTALVVLGLKDRDTFPLIFYRENCADMAVDSGDFDEAFIASSKALLITGTHFSTEQVNRTSLTALDYARRNNVRTVLDIDYRPVLWGLTGKADGETRFVASEGVSAHLQRILPHFDLVIGTEEEFRIAGGKETLVDALKRVREVTDATLLVKRGPLGCQIVEGAVPASMDDLPMQRGVEVEVLNVLGAGDAFASGFLSGWLRDASLADCARTANACGALVVSRHGCAPAMPTPVELDYFLREAAADPVRMRRPDRDATLARLHRVTPARKRHDEVLGFAFDHRNQFFDLAQQTGVSEARISYLKNLFVEAVAQTERSLGLQGRIGVLIDDRYGQDALNAATGRGWWIGRPVELPGSVPLVFDHGRSIGTTLASWPIDHTVKCLVQFHPDEPIEQRLEQEAQLRALYDATQASGHELLLEVIPPKLNGKPNAPDTVYRALKRLYNIGLYPEWWKLEPTGAAQWRDIDALIAERDPYCRGVVLLGLSAPIDQLVEGFRAAAASNTCRGFTVGRSIFYEPSLAWLAGEIGDDEVIARARRAFETLIGAWRSARAEADGTHANHEEKAA; encoded by the coding sequence ATGGCCCTGACTCATTCAACCCCGCCCCGTTCCACCCCAAGCCGCTTCGCCGCCGGGCGCAGCCGCGACATCGTCTGCCTTGGCCGCCTGGGTGTCGATCTCTACGCGCAGCAAGTGGGCGCGCGGCTCGAAGACGTCTCCACGTTCGCGAAGTACCTGGGCGGCTCCTCGGCGAACATCGCCTTCGGCTGCGCGCGTCTTGGCCTGAAGTCGGCCATGCTCACGCGCGTGGGCGACGACCACATGGGGCGCTTTCTCGTCGAAACGCTCGCGAAGGAAGGCTGCGACACGAGCCACGTGCGAGTGGACCACGAACGCCTCACGGCGCTCGTGGTGCTGGGCCTGAAAGACCGCGACACGTTCCCGCTCATTTTCTATCGCGAGAACTGCGCCGACATGGCCGTCGATTCGGGCGACTTCGACGAAGCCTTCATCGCTTCATCGAAAGCGCTGTTGATCACCGGCACGCACTTCTCGACTGAACAGGTAAACCGCACGAGCCTCACCGCGCTCGACTACGCGCGCCGCAACAACGTACGCACCGTGCTCGATATCGACTACCGGCCCGTGCTGTGGGGTCTCACGGGCAAGGCCGACGGCGAGACGCGCTTCGTCGCGAGCGAAGGCGTGAGCGCGCATTTGCAGCGCATCTTGCCGCATTTCGATCTCGTGATCGGCACCGAAGAAGAGTTCCGCATCGCGGGCGGCAAGGAAACGCTCGTCGATGCGCTCAAGCGCGTGCGCGAAGTCACGGATGCGACGCTGCTCGTCAAGCGCGGGCCGCTGGGCTGCCAGATCGTGGAAGGCGCCGTGCCTGCTTCGATGGACGATCTGCCGATGCAGCGCGGCGTGGAAGTCGAAGTGCTCAACGTGCTTGGCGCGGGCGACGCGTTCGCCTCCGGCTTCCTCTCGGGCTGGCTGCGCGACGCATCGCTCGCAGACTGCGCGCGCACGGCCAATGCATGCGGCGCCCTCGTCGTCTCGCGACACGGCTGCGCGCCCGCCATGCCTACGCCGGTCGAACTCGATTACTTCCTGCGTGAAGCCGCCGCCGACCCCGTGCGCATGCGCCGACCCGACCGCGACGCGACGCTTGCGCGCCTGCATCGCGTGACCCCCGCGCGCAAGCGGCACGATGAAGTGCTCGGTTTCGCGTTCGATCATCGCAACCAGTTCTTCGATCTTGCTCAGCAGACCGGCGTCAGCGAAGCGCGCATTTCCTATCTGAAGAATCTCTTCGTCGAGGCGGTGGCGCAAACTGAACGCTCGCTCGGTCTGCAAGGACGCATCGGTGTCCTGATCGATGACCGCTACGGCCAGGACGCGCTCAACGCCGCGACCGGCCGCGGCTGGTGGATCGGCCGCCCGGTCGAGCTGCCGGGGTCCGTGCCGCTCGTGTTCGATCACGGCCGCTCGATCGGCACGACGCTCGCCTCATGGCCCATCGACCACACGGTGAAGTGTCTCGTGCAGTTCCATCCCGACGAGCCGATCGAACAGCGTCTCGAACAGGAAGCGCAGCTGCGCGCGCTTTACGACGCCACCCAGGCAAGCGGCCACGAACTGCTGCTCGAAGTGATTCCGCCGAAGCTTAACGGCAAGCCGAATGCGCCCGACACGGTCTATCGCGCGCTCAAGCGGCTCTACAACATCGGCCTCTATCCGGAGTGGTGGAAGCTCGAACCGACGGGCGCCGCGCAATGGCGCGACATCGACGCGCTGATCGCCGAGCGCGACCCGTATTGTCGCGGCGTCGTGCTGCTCGGGCTCTCCGCGCCGATCGACCAGCTTGTGGAAGGCTTCCGCGCGGCGGCCGCTTCGAACACCTGCCGAGGCTTCACGGTGGGCCGCTCGATCTTCTATGAGCCGAGCCTCGCCTGGTTGGCAGGCGAGATCGGCGACGACGAAGTGATTGCGCGCGCACGCCGAGCATTCGAAACGCTGATCGGTGCATGGCGTTCCGCGCGCGCCGAAGCGGACGGCACGCACGCCAACCATGAGGAGAAGGCGGCATGA
- a CDS encoding ATP-binding cassette domain-containing protein has translation MSDTTNTASDDTILALENVSKYFGKVIALNGVTLRLKRGEVHCLLGDNGAGKSTLIKTLAGVHQPTSGQYFVDGKPVAFDSPKDALDLGIATVYQDLALVPLLSVARNFFMGREPQKKLFGFINVMDLDASATIAKDRLAGMGINVRDPHQAIGTMSGGEKQCLAIARAIHFGARVLILDEPTAALGVKQSFNVLKLIHAARAKGISVIFITHNVHHAYPIGDSFTLLNRGRSLGTYTKDTISKNEVLDMMAGGAEMQKMIAELDGATI, from the coding sequence ATGTCCGATACCACCAACACCGCCAGCGACGACACGATTCTCGCGCTCGAGAACGTCAGCAAGTACTTCGGCAAGGTCATTGCGCTCAACGGCGTCACGCTGCGCCTCAAACGCGGCGAGGTGCACTGCCTGCTCGGCGACAACGGCGCGGGCAAGTCCACGCTCATCAAGACACTCGCCGGCGTGCACCAGCCAACTTCCGGCCAGTATTTCGTGGACGGCAAGCCCGTGGCGTTCGATTCGCCCAAGGACGCGCTAGACCTCGGCATCGCCACCGTCTACCAGGATCTCGCGCTCGTGCCGCTGCTCTCGGTCGCGCGCAACTTCTTCATGGGCCGCGAGCCACAGAAGAAGCTGTTCGGCTTCATCAACGTGATGGATCTCGATGCGAGCGCAACGATCGCGAAGGATCGTCTCGCCGGCATGGGCATCAATGTGCGCGACCCGCATCAGGCCATCGGCACGATGTCGGGCGGCGAGAAGCAGTGTCTCGCCATCGCGCGCGCCATTCACTTCGGTGCGCGTGTGCTGATTCTCGACGAGCCGACCGCGGCGCTCGGCGTGAAGCAGAGCTTCAATGTGCTCAAGCTGATCCATGCGGCGCGCGCGAAGGGTATTTCGGTGATCTTCATCACTCACAACGTGCACCACGCCTACCCGATTGGCGACTCGTTCACGCTGCTCAATCGCGGGCGGTCGCTCGGCACCTACACGAAGGACACCATCAGCAAGAACGAAGTGCTCGACATGATGGCGGGCGGCGCAGAGATGCAGAAGATGATCGCCGAGCTCGACGGCGCGACCATCTGA
- a CDS encoding ABC transporter permease, which yields MGVAGKHFPSHAQESGAQDAPTPQPGASDERVRRESWFGHLLGRPEFAAISGTVLVFAVFAIGAGGSGMFDLDGVMNWSQVAAYLGILSVGACLLMIAGEFDLSIGSMIGFAGMMVAIPTMYFHWPIALSILFAFVGCTALGALNGYLVMRTRLPSFIVTLAFLFILRGLTLALSIMFADRTIVSGVGDVAKSDFITNLLFHGTAFKGLFVGLAHIGIGKMLDNGQPLVPGVPKVILWWFALVAIGAFVLAKTRYGNWILAVGGDSNAAKNVGVPVKRVKISLFMLTAFCSCLFAVLQVCDIGSAAADRGLQKEFEAIIAAVIGGTLLTGGYGSVIGAAFGALIFGVVQIGITYTNIDSDWFRVFLGVMLLIAVLFNHYVRRRVAQS from the coding sequence ATGGGTGTAGCCGGCAAACACTTCCCCTCGCACGCTCAGGAGAGCGGCGCGCAAGACGCGCCCACGCCGCAGCCAGGCGCCAGCGACGAACGCGTGCGCCGCGAATCGTGGTTCGGCCATCTGCTCGGCCGCCCCGAATTCGCCGCGATTTCCGGCACCGTGCTGGTCTTCGCCGTCTTCGCGATCGGCGCGGGCGGCTCGGGCATGTTCGATCTCGACGGCGTGATGAACTGGTCCCAGGTCGCCGCTTACCTCGGTATCCTGAGCGTCGGCGCCTGTCTGCTCATGATCGCCGGCGAGTTCGACCTTTCCATCGGCTCGATGATCGGCTTCGCCGGCATGATGGTGGCGATCCCCACGATGTATTTCCACTGGCCCATCGCGCTTTCCATTCTGTTCGCGTTCGTGGGCTGCACCGCGCTCGGCGCGCTGAACGGCTACCTCGTGATGCGCACGCGGCTGCCCTCGTTCATCGTCACGCTCGCGTTCCTCTTCATCCTGCGCGGCCTGACCCTCGCGCTCTCGATCATGTTCGCCGACCGCACGATCGTCTCGGGCGTGGGCGACGTGGCGAAATCCGACTTCATCACCAACCTGCTCTTTCACGGCACGGCGTTCAAGGGCCTGTTCGTGGGACTCGCGCATATCGGCATCGGCAAGATGCTCGATAACGGCCAGCCGCTCGTGCCGGGCGTGCCGAAAGTCATTCTCTGGTGGTTCGCGCTCGTGGCCATCGGCGCATTCGTGCTCGCCAAGACGCGCTACGGCAACTGGATTCTCGCCGTGGGCGGCGACTCCAACGCTGCAAAGAACGTAGGCGTGCCCGTGAAGCGCGTGAAGATCTCGCTCTTCATGCTCACCGCGTTCTGCTCGTGCCTCTTCGCCGTGCTGCAAGTGTGCGACATCGGCTCGGCCGCCGCCGACCGCGGTCTTCAGAAGGAGTTCGAAGCAATCATCGCCGCGGTGATCGGCGGCACGCTGCTCACGGGCGGATATGGCTCGGTGATCGGTGCGGCATTCGGCGCGCTCATCTTCGGCGTCGTGCAGATCGGCATCACTTACACGAACATCGATTCGGACTGGTTCCGCGTGTTCCTCGGTGTGATGCTGCTCATTGCCGTGCTCTTCAATCACTATGTGCGCCGCCGCGTCGCGCAATCGTAA
- a CDS encoding sugar ABC transporter substrate-binding protein — MTQRKGKTMLRKLAAVLALAAGLTGASVLSAQTAQAADAHFVLISHAPDSDSWWNTIKNAIKQADDDWNVETDYRNPPNGDIADMSRLIEQAAARNYDGVIVTIADYDVLKSSIGKVTQKKIPLVTINSGTEEQSEKLGAIMHVGQPEYVAGKAAGEKAKAAGVKSFLCVNHFATNAVSFERCRGFADALGVDYKTSTIDSGQDPTEIQSKVSAYLRNHPNTGAILTLGPVPAAATLKAIDQMGLAGKIYFCTFDFSDDIAKAIRAGTIQFAIDQQPYLQGYIPVAVLAIVKKEHTTDPQKIRQILEANPKFKQRLETYGLQPSYGPKNIRSGPGFITKENVDKVVKYAGQYR; from the coding sequence ATGACTCAACGCAAGGGCAAGACCATGCTCCGAAAGTTGGCCGCAGTGCTCGCGCTGGCAGCGGGACTGACCGGTGCGAGCGTGCTCAGCGCGCAAACCGCGCAAGCCGCCGACGCGCATTTCGTGCTGATCAGCCACGCGCCCGATTCCGACTCGTGGTGGAACACGATCAAGAACGCCATCAAGCAGGCCGACGACGACTGGAACGTCGAAACCGACTATCGCAATCCGCCCAACGGCGACATCGCCGACATGTCGCGCCTGATCGAACAGGCCGCCGCGCGCAACTACGACGGCGTGATCGTCACCATTGCCGACTACGACGTGCTCAAGAGTTCCATCGGCAAGGTCACGCAAAAGAAGATCCCGCTCGTGACGATCAACTCGGGCACCGAGGAACAGAGCGAGAAACTCGGCGCGATCATGCACGTGGGTCAGCCTGAATATGTGGCGGGCAAAGCAGCCGGCGAAAAAGCCAAGGCTGCGGGCGTGAAGTCGTTCCTGTGCGTGAACCACTTCGCCACCAACGCCGTGTCGTTCGAACGCTGCCGCGGCTTTGCCGATGCGCTCGGCGTGGACTACAAGACCTCGACGATCGACTCGGGCCAGGACCCGACAGAAATCCAGTCGAAGGTGAGCGCGTATCTGCGCAACCATCCGAACACGGGCGCGATCCTCACGCTCGGCCCGGTGCCGGCCGCCGCCACGCTCAAGGCCATCGACCAGATGGGCCTCGCGGGCAAGATCTACTTCTGCACGTTCGACTTTTCGGATGACATTGCCAAGGCGATCCGCGCGGGCACCATCCAGTTCGCGATCGACCAGCAACCGTACCTGCAGGGCTATATCCCCGTGGCCGTGCTCGCGATCGTGAAGAAGGAGCACACCACGGACCCGCAGAAGATCCGCCAGATTCTCGAAGCGAATCCGAAGTTCAAGCAGCGCCTTGAAACGTATGGCCTGCAACCCTCGTACGGCCCGAAGAATATCCGCTCGGGTCCGGGTTTCATCACCAAGGAGAATGTCGACAAGGTTGTGAAGTACGCAGGTCAGTACCGCTAA
- a CDS encoding MurR/RpiR family transcriptional regulator gives MADDTTDAVAGVDELMQRIAQDYEALPRQLKSIATYIEQHRASVMMDRTSDIAASCGVHPSAVVRFAQRFGFSGFSDLQAVFRQAYAGQGASATSYQQRIRQLIDAKEGETSPDMGGAVAREFIGACRSGLDELEAGLDGAQFDEAVKMLEQADNIYVIGVRRSFPVASYIVYALQHTRKRVHLVSGLGGMYHEQIRSVKKGDVVIAISFAPYGKETQYCLRVAQQHHAKTLVITDSQLSPLARHANAQLYVKEGSAFAFRSLTSTFCLCQALFIALAYRLELNVEESTDTGGYDD, from the coding sequence ATGGCGGATGACACAACCGACGCCGTAGCGGGCGTAGACGAATTGATGCAGCGCATCGCGCAGGATTACGAGGCGCTGCCGCGTCAGCTGAAAAGCATCGCGACCTACATCGAACAGCACCGCGCGAGCGTGATGATGGACCGCACGAGCGACATTGCCGCGAGCTGTGGCGTGCATCCCTCGGCGGTGGTGCGCTTTGCGCAGCGCTTCGGGTTCTCGGGCTTCTCCGATCTGCAGGCGGTTTTCCGGCAGGCGTATGCGGGCCAGGGCGCCTCTGCCACGAGCTATCAGCAGCGCATTCGCCAGCTGATCGACGCCAAGGAGGGCGAGACGAGCCCGGACATGGGGGGCGCCGTGGCGCGCGAGTTCATCGGCGCGTGCCGCAGCGGGCTCGACGAACTCGAAGCGGGGCTCGACGGAGCGCAGTTCGACGAGGCCGTGAAGATGCTCGAGCAGGCGGACAACATCTACGTGATCGGCGTGCGCCGCTCGTTTCCGGTGGCCAGCTATATCGTCTATGCCTTGCAGCACACGCGCAAACGCGTGCATCTCGTCTCGGGGCTCGGCGGCATGTACCACGAGCAGATCCGCAGTGTGAAGAAGGGCGACGTGGTGATCGCCATCAGCTTCGCACCGTATGGCAAAGAGACGCAGTACTGCCTGCGCGTGGCGCAGCAGCACCACGCCAAAACGCTCGTCATCACCGATAGCCAACTTTCGCCGCTCGCGCGCCACGCGAACGCGCAACTCTATGTGAAAGAGGGGAGCGCCTTCGCGTTCCGCTCGCTCACCAGCACTTTCTGCCTGTGCCAGGCGCTCTTCATTGCGCTTGCGTACCGGCTCGAACTCAACGTGGAAGAATCGACCGACACCGGAGGATACGATGACTAG
- the iolG gene encoding inositol 2-dehydrogenase, which produces MTSAASGATKTLDVAVFGAGRIGRIHAGNLARQPGVRLKYVIDVNRAAAAALAAQHGAEVVDVDAAFGDASIGATVICSSTDTHSELILKSAAAGKHIFCEKPVDLTVERARACAEAVQRAGVVAMIGFQRRYDPTFAALKTRLDAGEIGTPEMLIVTSRDPGAPPVEYIKHSGGIFKDMLIHDFDIFRWILDDEALTVHATGSCLSDPAIADAGDIDSTAVTIRTKRGRLCQINTARRAAYGYDQRFEVLGSEGMLQAGNMKPTEVVAWSKTAVAQDVPEAFFLERYRAAYAREMAHFHEAVTQGVPVRTSVADGLKALELAEAASLSWREGRVVKLGD; this is translated from the coding sequence ATGACTAGTGCAGCAAGCGGAGCCACGAAAACGTTGGATGTGGCGGTATTCGGCGCGGGGCGCATCGGCCGCATTCATGCGGGCAATCTCGCGCGCCAGCCGGGCGTGCGTCTGAAGTACGTGATCGATGTGAATCGCGCCGCCGCCGCCGCGCTGGCCGCGCAGCATGGCGCAGAGGTTGTCGATGTGGACGCCGCGTTCGGCGACGCTTCTATCGGCGCCACGGTGATCTGTTCGAGCACCGATACGCACTCCGAACTGATCCTGAAATCGGCAGCGGCGGGCAAGCATATCTTTTGCGAAAAGCCTGTCGATCTGACCGTCGAGCGTGCGCGCGCCTGCGCAGAAGCGGTTCAGCGCGCGGGTGTCGTGGCCATGATCGGCTTCCAGCGTCGCTACGATCCCACGTTCGCCGCGCTCAAGACGCGCCTCGACGCAGGCGAGATCGGCACGCCGGAAATGCTGATCGTCACGAGCCGCGATCCGGGTGCGCCGCCGGTGGAATACATCAAGCATTCGGGCGGCATTTTCAAGGACATGCTGATCCACGACTTCGACATCTTCCGCTGGATTCTCGACGACGAAGCGCTGACCGTGCACGCCACGGGCAGTTGCCTGTCCGATCCGGCGATTGCCGATGCGGGCGACATCGATTCGACGGCGGTGACGATCCGCACGAAGCGTGGGCGCCTTTGCCAGATCAACACGGCGCGGCGCGCGGCTTATGGCTACGACCAGCGCTTCGAGGTGCTCGGCAGCGAAGGCATGCTGCAGGCCGGCAACATGAAGCCGACCGAAGTGGTGGCGTGGTCGAAGACCGCCGTGGCGCAGGACGTGCCCGAGGCCTTCTTCCTCGAACGCTATCGCGCGGCCTACGCGCGCGAAATGGCGCATTTTCACGAAGCGGTGACGCAGGGCGTGCCGGTGCGCACATCGGTCGCCGACGGCCTGAAGGCGCTGGAACTGGCCGAAGCCGCCTCGCTGTCGTGGCGCGAGGGGCGTGTGGTCAAGCTGGGCGACTGA
- a CDS encoding Gfo/Idh/MocA family oxidoreductase, protein MQAIDRAQPLRVGVAGLGRLGRRHAQNLAFRVPGATLAAACSPLEADLAWAREALPAARLYGEYADLLADQSVDAVWLVTPSALHAEQIVQALEAGKHVFCEKPLSLDVAECERVVNVSRRHPDRQVTIGFMRRFDPSYQDAYAKVQAGAIGRPFLVRSQTCDLNDPEGFFVRFAPTSGGIFLDCTVHDIDVARWLLGKPRATRVYAAGAIALHEGLREAGDVDNGVAICEFEDGRLAMFYASRTMAHGNDTSSEVIGTAGALAIGRIPRANRVDVYDATGVRSVCTPTFFDRFEEAFLIEAQAFVAEVAARKAGTAEKGSLCATLEDALEATRIGQALRESLHTGAAVTL, encoded by the coding sequence ATGCAGGCAATCGATCGTGCCCAGCCGTTGCGCGTGGGCGTGGCGGGACTGGGGAGGCTGGGCCGGCGGCATGCGCAGAACCTGGCGTTTCGCGTGCCGGGCGCGACGCTCGCGGCAGCGTGCAGTCCGCTCGAAGCGGATCTCGCGTGGGCGCGCGAGGCGCTGCCCGCCGCGCGCCTGTATGGCGAATACGCAGACCTGCTGGCGGATCAATCGGTCGATGCGGTGTGGCTCGTCACGCCCTCGGCTTTGCACGCGGAGCAAATCGTGCAGGCGCTCGAAGCGGGCAAGCATGTGTTTTGCGAGAAGCCGCTTTCGCTCGATGTGGCCGAATGCGAGCGCGTGGTGAACGTGTCGCGCCGCCATCCGGACAGGCAGGTCACCATCGGTTTCATGCGCCGCTTCGACCCGAGTTATCAGGACGCCTACGCAAAAGTGCAGGCCGGTGCGATCGGCAGGCCGTTTCTCGTGCGCTCGCAGACTTGCGATCTCAACGATCCCGAAGGTTTTTTCGTGCGCTTCGCGCCCACCTCGGGCGGCATTTTCCTCGACTGCACGGTGCACGACATCGATGTTGCACGCTGGCTGCTCGGCAAGCCGCGCGCCACGCGTGTCTACGCGGCTGGCGCGATCGCGCTGCATGAAGGCCTGCGCGAAGCGGGCGACGTGGATAACGGCGTTGCGATCTGCGAGTTCGAGGACGGGCGTCTCGCGATGTTCTACGCTTCGCGCACGATGGCGCATGGCAACGACACGTCGAGCGAGGTGATCGGCACGGCGGGCGCGCTTGCGATCGGGCGCATCCCGCGCGCGAATCGCGTCGATGTCTACGACGCGACGGGGGTGCGCAGCGTTTGCACGCCTACGTTCTTCGACCGTTTCGAAGAGGCGTTCCTGATCGAGGCGCAGGCGTTCGTCGCGGAAGTCGCGGCGCGCAAGGCGGGTACAGCGGAGAAGGGCAGCCTCTGCGCGACGCTCGAAGACGCGCTGGAGGCCACGCGCATCGGCCAGGCGCTGCGCGAATCGCTGCATACGGGGGCGGCGGTCACGCTGTAA
- a CDS encoding sulfurtransferase TusA family protein, producing MQVHKEVDARGLNCPLPILRAKKALADMESGQILKVLATDPGSQRDFAAFAKQTGNEIVESSKQEETFVFLMRRR from the coding sequence ATTCAGGTTCACAAGGAAGTGGATGCGCGCGGGCTGAACTGCCCGCTGCCGATCCTGCGCGCCAAGAAGGCGCTCGCCGACATGGAAAGCGGCCAGATCCTCAAGGTCCTCGCGACCGACCCCGGTTCGCAGCGCGATTTCGCCGCGTTCGCGAAGCAAACGGGCAACGAGATCGTGGAAAGCTCGAAGCAGGAAGAGACGTTCGTGTTTCTGATGCGCCGGCGCTAA